Genomic segment of Acidobacteriota bacterium:
ACCGGCACCGTGCGCGGCGTCTCGCTGGTCTTGAGCGGTTTTGCCTGTTGTCAGAGCGCGCAACCGCAATTCGCCTACGAAGGCGATGTCGCCCCGCGACCCAACGGCAACGGCGCGGCGACCGCCGCCGATTGGACGATGCTGGGCCGCATGATTATGGGATTGGTCACGCCCACGCCCGGCAGTGAATTTCAACGTGCCGATTGCGCGCCGCGCGAAACGCTGGGCAATGGAGCATTGACAGCGGCGGATTTCACGCAAGCGGGCCGCTACGTCGCGGGCCTCGATCCGCTGACGCCCGCAGGCGGGCCGCTCGCGCCCAATGTGCTGTTTGAAACACAGGCGCGTTATGTGGCGGAACCGGCGGCACCCGCGCTGACCATCCCCGCGCGCGGCCAAAGCACGCGCGGCTTCACACTCACGCTGGCGGCCACCGGCGCTGAAAATGCGCTGAGCACGACCTTGCGGTTTGATTCCACGCGCTGGCAATTCGTCGCAGCCACGACGCCGCAAGCCGCTACGTTACTCGTCAACGAAACTCGCACCGCAGATGGGTTGCTGGGATTGGTGCTCGCACTGCCCGCCAATCAAACCTTCGCGGCGAGCCAGGTGGACGTGGTGCAACTGACGTTTCAAGCGCGCGCCGGACACAGCGCTGAACCGCTCACGTTGCAATTCTGCGATGAGGTCATCGGGCGTGAACTGGCGGATGTGCAGGCGCGTGTGTTGAAAGCTGGCAATGAATTTGGGCTTGGCGTAAGCTTCGCGCGCTTTACGCTGCCGGAACGGCAATCTCGAAAACAACCGGCAGCGCGCTTACGACAGTAGCGTGCAACACCCCGCCCTGAAAGGGCGAAATTTAATAGCCGGGGGCAAGCAACGCGCCGCCCCGGGTGACCTTGCGATGAATGGATAAGCCCTGAAAGGGCGAAATTTGAAAGCAGATTACGCCCTTTCAGGGCTTATCTATTCTTTCGGCTTGTCCGTGGGCGTTGCCCACGGCTATTGAATTTCGCCCTTGCAGGGCTTGCATTGGAACGATCTTTAATTCGGAGTATCTATGAGCGAAGAACTCGATCAGGTCTTTGTCGGCCTCGTCAAAGAAAGCTGGAAGCATTACAACGAGACGGTCAACAACACGCGCATGGATGACCTGCTGGTCGGCGCGGTCGTCACCGCGATGGTCGAACAGGGTTATGCGCTGATTGATCTGAATTCGGATGGCACGAATCATTATCTGCGCTTCGAGTGGTTGCAGACGCGCCAGCGCGTGATCTTCCAACTGCACAATCTGGCCGAAGACCTGGTCACAGCCAAAGTGCTGGGTCGCAAAGCCCGCGTCACGATTGGCTACGGCGAAAACGTGCAGAACAGCCAGGCCGTCTGGTCGGCCTTGCGCGCCGAGGTCAAAAGCCAATACTTGGACACCACCGAACCCGGCGTCATCACCTGCGACGCCGATCTGACCAGCGGCTACATCTACGTCCAAGTCCCGCTGATTCTCGACCTCGATCAGTATTTCACCGCCGACTGGACGGTCAATTATCAACTGCTGCAACGGCATCTGTATGCGACGGTGCAGGCCTTGGCGAAGTATTTGCGCGGAAGGTTGAACGCTTAAACTTGAGCCAACGGAAGCACTGCTAAGGACTAACAAAAGCTTTGGAAAGGGGCAGGCAAGCACATGACCCAGGTCTTCCTAGCACTATTGATTTCGTTACTTTTATTTGCGTGTGGGCAAACTCCGAACGATTTGCAGATCATTCAAGAACTCGCCCAAGAGTGCGTCACCTCAACTATTGACGGCAACTTCAACCGGCTTGTTGATCTGACATATCCGAAAGCAGTTGAACTGATGGGCGGTCGGGAGAAGATGATTGCGTTAATGGAGAAAGAATCGAAGAGTGCTAAGGAAGATGGGTTTGCCCCCTTACCAACCACGGTAAGCGCCCCTACCGAGGTGATAAAAATTGGCGCGCAAAGGTTTGTAATAGTCACCTACCAACTGAAGATGAAGGTTCCTGGTGGAAGATTGAAACGAGACTCCTTTCTCATCGGCGTTATTGATAAGCCCGGAGTTACGTGGACTTTCGTTGATGGGACAACTATGGACGAAGCGATACTTAAACGGCTCTTTCCAGCCGCTGCTAACAAACTCCCGTTGCCCCCGCGCTCAGAACCGGTGTTTGAGAAAACGCCTTAGGTGACAATCTCATAGTAAATAACTCATCAGAGGAGTAATCACATGTTGTCTTTTCTATCTCAATTCAAACACTCGCAGGAAATGCGCGAGAGCAAAGACGAGATCATGATCGGCGAAGTCGTGCGCGCGATGTCGCGGCTGCAAATGCCGGCCAATGGTTTTTTTGCCAGCACGGGCGAACAGACGATTCGCTTCAAGCCGCTCAGCGATCCGCTGCTGCATTCGGTGCTGATCCGCCTTGACCGCAAGACGGGCGGCTCGGCCATCCAACAGGCCATCATCGGCAGCAAAGCCACGGTCACCGTGCAAGCCGAAGTCAAAAACTATCTGGCTGACCCGGATGATCTGGTGCATATGTATCGCACCGACATCGCGAACATTTTCAAAATCCCGATGCTCGGCGATGTGCGGCTCGATCATCAGTTGAATTCGATCCTCGCCACCAAAAAGGTGATGATTGATATTGACGATTACATCCTGAAAGGCGAAGAGAGTGCCCAACGCATCGCCCAACTCCTAAACGGCCTAATCGCCGAATTGCGCCAGAAACTCGCGCCGTATAAGAAGGCGTAAGTGATGGCGAGGCGACAGCAACGCGCGCACCTCTTTCTTCGCGGCTCCAACCTCTGTTGTTTGGCGAAACATTGTGCTTGTTCCCTGATGCCTGATTCCCGCTTCCTGATTCCTGACAAGCTGAAAATCTTCAGTAATTTTCCTGCTATCAGGAGTCAGGAATCAGGCATCAGGCATCAGTTTGGAACTTGCGTGCTCTGCTCTTTAGGTTATGCGCTATGAACTTTGCTGAATTTCAGTCCACGTTCGACCACGATCAACTGCCCAACGGGTTATCGCCCTATCTGGCCGCGCTCTGGCATGAGGCCCACGGCGATTGGGATGCCGCGCATAAAATCGTTCAGGAGATTGACACTGCTGAGGCCGCCTGGGTGCATGCCTATTTGCATCGCAAAGAAGGCGACGTGGGCAATGCGCGCTATTGGTATCGCACAGCCAACCAACCGTTCCCTGCCGGGCAACCGCTAGGCGCTGAATGGGCCGCGCTCGTGCGTCAACTGCTTTGACTCCGCTGCGGAAGCCCTGTACCTTCTGCCCGTACCTTCCCCCCGCAAACAATCAAATCTATAGGAGACCTTATGCCGTCGCACAGATGCCCCGTCGTGACGCTCATGCTCGTCTTGTTCACTTTGCTTTGCGCGCCTGCCTTACAGGCGCAAGACACACCCAAAGTCGAAGTCGGAATCCAGGTAACGGCGCTTAAGCTTGGCGATTTCAAACTCGCCGTGCCCGATTTGGGCGGCTCGCAACGCGGCGTCGGAGGCCGCGTTACCGTCAACCTCTCCGATCACATTTCCGTCGAAGGCGAATTCAATACCTTCCCCAACGACTTCCGCATCACCATTCCGCAAATCACCAATCTCGTCCGGCGCGACATCACGCGCGACCGCGTAGACCAGTTTCTGCTCGGCGTAAAACTCGGCGGACGCTCCGAACACTGGGGCATCTTCGGCAAGCTGCGCCCCGGTTATGTGCGCAGCGTGTTGCAGGATCAAACCACGGGCAATACCAATACCTCTCTCAATACGCTGTTTCGCACTACTTCCGGTTTCGCGTTGGATGTGGGCGGCGTGCTGGAGTTTTATCCCTCGCACCACACGATGCTGCGTTTCGATCTGGGCGACACGATCATCCGTTACGAAACGAAGCTGCAAAGCGGCACAACCTCAACGAAATTCGTAAATCACAATTTGCAGGTGAGCGCCGGGTTTGGCCTGCGATTTTAAGCAGCAACGGCCAAGGGCAATTCAATGAAGAACCTCTTTGTGATTCTCGCGCTCGCAATTATGGCGGCCGTGGTGGCTTTTGGGAATGAAGACCAAAAGTCACAAGCTGCGGCAACACCGCCAGAACTGGTTTCCTTTCCGACGCAGGACGGCGGGATCGTTTATGCCAACCTGTATGGCAAAGGCGCGCGGGGCGTCGTGCTGGCTCATGGGGGCCGGTTTAATAAGGAGAGTTGGGAGAAGCAGGCGCAGGTATTGGTGCAAGCCGGATTTCGCGTTTTGGCGATAGATTTCCGCGGGCGCGGCCAGTCGAAAGGCGGGCCGCAGACCAATCCCAATGACGACAGTGTGCGCTTCGACGTGCTGGCCGCCGTCCGCTACCTGCGAAAGACGGGCGCGAAGACCGTCTCGGTGGTCGGGGGAAGCTTTGGAGCCGATGCCGCCGCCGAAGCGTCGGTTGAGGCCAAGCCGGGCGAGATAGATCGCCTGGTGCTGCTGGCAGGCGGGGCAATAGACAAGCCCGAGCAGATGAAGGGGCGAAAGCTATTCATCGTAGCCCGCGACGACCTCGGCTCGCGCGACATCCCACGCTTACCCAAAATTCGCGAGCAGTACGAGAAAGCGTCGAAGCCTAAAGAGCTGGTGATCCTCGAAGGCTCTGCCCACGCGCAGTTTATTTTTGAGACGGATCAGGGCGAGCGGTTGATGCGCGAGATTCTGCGCTTCCTTTCTAAGCCATAACCCTCCGTAAGCGTCCGTTGATTCGAGAGACTAGACCGATGCAGGTTGAGCGAACCGCGTGCTGAAATGTTGCGTAAAGTAGTAGCTGCTGAACGAAATTTGTTTCCAACTCAACGAAAGCAGCGCAGAACAGCGCAACCAGACGACCCGCAAGCGGAGGAAATGAAAGATGCCGGAGTCACATTCCATCTCCAATCAAGGCCCGAACAGCGTGCTAAAGGGCTCTCGCTCGACGGCACTAAAGCCGATCATCTGGATGACCGGCATTCTTGCCCCGACCACTGTGGTGGCTATTTTTCTCCAACTATTTTTGGGCGTGCCGAAGTGGACGAGTATCTTCTTTTGCACCGCAACCGGCCTTTCTGTGCTTCTTTACGTAGTCGCGTATCTGTACTTTATGATTAACGATCAGAACGCTTTGCGGTCTGAAGAGTATCTATTGGAAAAACTGCCAATAGAGAGAACCACGATTGGCGACATTCACATTCAACTCCAGCCAGAACAGCAACCGCCACAACTTAGAGAGACGACCGACCCTCTTCTTGAGCGCCGAGTGAAAACCCCTTTGAGCATTACAGAGAGGACAGTTCCACTCGAATAGCGGGCACAGATGATTCTGGGACTAAGCAGACGTTGTCTGCCCGTAGCGGCGATAGAACATGGAATCAGGAAGGAAGAAAACCTATTGACCAGCGAAGATTTATTGTCAGCTCAACGCCCCGAAACTAAGCGTGCAATTCAACTCGGAGCAAGCATCTGGCTGCTGGCCGTCCAGTTCTTTATTGCCCAGGCCGTCGTGCAATCAGCGTGGACGACGCCGTTCAGCCTGTCGCAGAATTTCATCAGCGATCTAGGGAACACGACCTGCGCGCCGTATCCGCTGGATTCCACCTCGTATGTCTGTTCGCCGTGGCACGCCTGGATGAATGCATCGTTTATCGTGCTGGGGCTGACGATTTTGGCGGGCGGCGCGCTGGTGCGTGCGGCCTTCCCGCGCGGCTGGGCCAAGGTAGCTGGTCTGGCGATTCTGGCGCTGGCGGGCTTGGGCATTATTGCCGTCGGCATCTACCCTGAGAACGAAACCATCGCGTTGCATCGCCTCGGCGCAGTGGGCCATTTCGTGTTGGGCAACTTGGGGCTAGCCGTGCTGGGGATCGCGCTGTGGCAGGCGCGTGACAAACGCAGGTTAGCGGTTTATTCCATCGTCTCCGGCGCAGTGGGTTTAGTAGCGACGGCGCTCTTCATCACAGACCATTATCTGGGGTTGGGCATTGGCGGGATGGAACGTGTGGCCGCCTATCCGTTGCCGCTGTGGTTGATGTTCACGGGCTTTTCCATTTTCAGGTCATGACGATTCAAACACTCACCAAATCGTTCTACGGATTCGTTGGCACACTCTTGCTGCTGGCTGGAGGCACGGTCTTGCTGTTGCGAACCGGCTTGTTGCCAGAAGCGCTTCAGAGTCTCATTTTCAACGTCGGGCGCGGTGATCTGAATGCCGTGCACATCCTGCAAGAGTTCAGCGCGTTGCTGGTGTTCGCGGGGTTGATGACATTCTGGGCAATCCGCCATTACGAACAAAGCCGACCTTTTCACTGGGCGCTGACGACGTTCTGGGGATTACTCGCGCTAGTGCATTGGGTGGACGCCAGGGGTGATTTCAAGTCAGTTGCTGGGCCGCTGATTAACACGATTCCTTTTGCGTTGTTCGTCTTGGTGGGGTTGCTGCGGCAGCGAGTTGAGAAGCAGGTAGCTTGAAATTTCCCTAAAGGAATGCCGCAGCCTGGGTACGCACCGCTTCTAGCGTGCAGGTGTGGGATTGGACGAATTGATGCCGAAGGAAAACCCTCCGGAATTGTCACGTCCGATGCCACACCTGCACGCTAGAAGCGGTGCGTACCCAGGCTTTCCTATTCGTACCGCAGCGCAATCATCGGATCAATCTTCGTCGCCCGGCGAGCCGGGATATAACAAGCCACGAGCGCCACCACAGCTAATAACAAAGCAATGGCGGCAAAGGTCAGCGGATCAGCCGCGCTGACACCAAACAGCAGATTGCCCATCAAACGTGTGAGCGCACCCGCAGCCACCGCACCAAGCACGATACCAATTCCTGTTAATACCATACCGTGCCCGACGATCAGTTTCAGCACGTCGGCGGTTTGTGCGCCGAGCGCCATGCGAATGCCAATCTCTTGGGTGTGTTGCGCGACGGTGTAAGAAACGACGCCGTAAATGCCCGTCAAGGTCAGCAACAAACCAGTCACGCCGAACAAGGCGAACAGCAAAGTATAAAACCGCGTCTCTGCGACGGTGATGGCGATGGCTTCGGTCAAGGGTTGCACGTTGGTGAGCGGCACGGCTTTGTCACCGTTGCGGATTTGCTCGGTAAAGCTGCGCGCGAGCAACGCTGGGTCATTGGTTGTGCGCACAAAGAAACTGCCCCACGTCCAACTGTTCTGTTGATAGGGCAAATAGATTTCGGGCCTTGCCGGGTTGGTCAGAGTGGCATGGTGCACGTCACCCGTGACGCCGACGATTTGCCAGCGCTCGGGGTCGCCTTCGTTTTGATTGGCGCCGATGTTGGTGATGTATTTGCCGAGCGGGTCTTCATTCGAGAAATAACGTTTGGCGAACGTTTCGTTGATGATGGCGACGCCGGGGCCGCCGCGCTGATCCTGTTCGGTGAAGTAACGGCCTTGGCGCAGTGGAATTTTCATCGCCTGAAAATACTGCGGGGTAACGCTGCGGTTGCTGGCGGATGGTTCTTTTCCAGGTTCGGGTTTGGGGCGGCCTTCGATGCTGAAATCGCCGAACACATTGCCGCCGCTAAACGGCAGCGGCACGGCGAAGGCGGCGCTCTCGACGCCGGGCAAAGCTTTGAGCCGTTCGAGTGTTTGGTTGATGTATTGCACGCGCGCTTCGTGCGTTGCGTAATTCGTGCGGGCCATGCCGATGCGCCCGGTCAAGACGTTCCTGGCATCGAAGCCCGGGTTTACATTCATCAATTGCCCAAAGCTGCGGATCATCAAACCCGCGCCGATGAGCAAGACCAAACCCAGCGCAACTTCGGCCACGACCAGGGCATCGCGCCACCAACGCAACGAACCGGCGGCGGTCGCCGTTTTTGAACCGGCTTTGAGAACTTCGTTGAGATCAGGGCGGGAAGCTTTGAGAATCGGAAGCAGGCTGAACAGCACCGCCGCCAGCACCGACACCGACAGCGTAAACAGCAACACCGGCGCATTGATCTGCACTTCATCCAGCCGTGGCAATTGGTCAGCGCCTATGAATTTGAGCGCGCCCAGGCCCCAAGCCGCCAGCAGCAAGCCCGCGCCGCCAGACAGTACGGCGAGCAGCAAGCTTTCGGTCAATAGATGCCGCGCGATGCGCCAGGTATTCGCGCCCAAAGCCACGCGCAAAGCCAATTCTTTTTGGCGGCTGCTCGCCCGCACCAACAGCAGGTTGGTCAGATTGGTGCAAGCGATCAGCAAAATGAACCCGACCGCGCCCAGCAGCAACCACAACGCGCGCCGCATTTCAGGGCCAACGATTTGTTCGCCCACGCCCACAAAATAAGCAGCAGT
This window contains:
- a CDS encoding porin family protein is translated as MPSHRCPVVTLMLVLFTLLCAPALQAQDTPKVEVGIQVTALKLGDFKLAVPDLGGSQRGVGGRVTVNLSDHISVEGEFNTFPNDFRITIPQITNLVRRDITRDRVDQFLLGVKLGGRSEHWGIFGKLRPGYVRSVLQDQTTGNTNTSLNTLFRTTSGFALDVGGVLEFYPSHHTMLRFDLGDTIIRYETKLQSGTTSTKFVNHNLQVSAGFGLRF
- a CDS encoding alpha/beta hydrolase → MKNLFVILALAIMAAVVAFGNEDQKSQAAATPPELVSFPTQDGGIVYANLYGKGARGVVLAHGGRFNKESWEKQAQVLVQAGFRVLAIDFRGRGQSKGGPQTNPNDDSVRFDVLAAVRYLRKTGAKTVSVVGGSFGADAAAEASVEAKPGEIDRLVLLAGGAIDKPEQMKGRKLFIVARDDLGSRDIPRLPKIREQYEKASKPKELVILEGSAHAQFIFETDQGERLMREILRFLSKP
- a CDS encoding DUF998 domain-containing protein, whose protein sequence is MTSEDLLSAQRPETKRAIQLGASIWLLAVQFFIAQAVVQSAWTTPFSLSQNFISDLGNTTCAPYPLDSTSYVCSPWHAWMNASFIVLGLTILAGGALVRAAFPRGWAKVAGLAILALAGLGIIAVGIYPENETIALHRLGAVGHFVLGNLGLAVLGIALWQARDKRRLAVYSIVSGAVGLVATALFITDHYLGLGIGGMERVAAYPLPLWLMFTGFSIFRS
- a CDS encoding ABC transporter permease, encoding MSSLLSDLRFGARMLLKKPGFTLLAVFTLALGIGANTAIFSVIQALVLSPPKFAEPERVVALWRTPKDKRVEGYLSYLELQDWRAQHSGFEAIAGYKLDGFTILNAGQAERILGMRVTANFLSLLKVGVQQGRDFQPDEERRGAPPVVILSHQYWQNRLGGNLAAVGQSLTLNGAAFTIIGILPPTFEFPLAAQSTDLLTTIAGEGGNLDQRGAQVLRVLGRLKPGVSYAQAQAQLNNVMENLARQYPQYSRDTAAYFVGVGEQIVGPEMRRALWLLLGAVGFILLIACTNLTNLLLVRASSRQKELALRVALGANTWRIARHLLTESLLLAVLSGGAGLLLAAWGLGALKFIGADQLPRLDEVQINAPVLLFTLSVSVLAAVLFSLLPILKASRPDLNEVLKAGSKTATAAGSLRWWRDALVVAEVALGLVLLIGAGLMIRSFGQLMNVNPGFDARNVLTGRIGMARTNYATHEARVQYINQTLERLKALPGVESAAFAVPLPFSGGNVFGDFSIEGRPKPEPGKEPSASNRSVTPQYFQAMKIPLRQGRYFTEQDQRGGPGVAIINETFAKRYFSNEDPLGKYITNIGANQNEGDPERWQIVGVTGDVHHATLTNPARPEIYLPYQQNSWTWGSFFVRTTNDPALLARSFTEQIRNGDKAVPLTNVQPLTEAIAITVAETRFYTLLFALFGVTGLLLTLTGIYGVVSYTVAQHTQEIGIRMALGAQTADVLKLIVGHGMVLTGIGIVLGAVAAGALTRLMGNLLFGVSAADPLTFAAIALLLAVVALVACYIPARRATKIDPMIALRYE